A single Pedobacter sp. PACM 27299 DNA region contains:
- a CDS encoding RNA polymerase sigma factor has protein sequence MVPKLDKEKIPNGPEALLMSLYQDAFPLVASHVRKMGGSFEEARDIFQDALIIYYEKVQYTRKTLQSTEKAYLFGIAKYLWNKRYKVTSKQFPLDFHHELDHIDEVYEEVSSTRLIHLLHTAGEKCMLLLSAFYYEKLNMETLADRFGFSGSRSATVQKFKCLEKIKETVKEKSLSYEDIME, from the coding sequence ATGGTTCCAAAACTTGATAAAGAGAAAATACCAAACGGTCCTGAAGCCCTGCTCATGTCGCTGTATCAAGATGCTTTTCCTCTTGTAGCCAGTCATGTAAGGAAAATGGGAGGCTCATTCGAGGAAGCCAGAGATATTTTTCAGGATGCCCTGATCATTTATTATGAAAAAGTTCAGTATACCCGAAAAACATTGCAGTCGACGGAAAAGGCCTATCTTTTTGGCATTGCAAAATACCTTTGGAATAAACGATACAAAGTAACCAGTAAGCAATTCCCTCTTGACTTCCATCATGAACTGGATCATATTGATGAGGTCTATGAAGAGGTATCTTCGACCAGATTGATCCATTTGCTTCATACAGCCGGGGAGAAATGTATGCTATTGCTCAGTGCTTTTTATTATGAAAAGTTAAACATGGAAACGCTTGCAGATCGATTTGGGTTTTCAGGATCAAGGTCTGCAACTGTTCAGAAGTTTAAATGCCTGGAGAAAATAAAAGAAACTGTAAAAGAAAAATCATTGAGTTATGAAGACATCATGGAATGA
- a CDS encoding ATP-dependent Clp protease proteolytic subunit, which produces MKKNEFRNYAVKHHRINSLYVDRYINRTSSNIGSMAMTPYITEERQLNVAQMDVFSRLMMDRIIFLGEPVDDRNANVIQAQLLFLQSADPNRDIQLYVNSPGGAVYAGLGIYDTMQFISPDVATICTGVALSMGSVLLCAGANGKRSALQHSRVMIHQASGGAQGTAMDMDISIKEVLKVQNELYHIIAKHSGQQYDKINEIAARDYWMTAAEAKEFGMIDEVLG; this is translated from the coding sequence ATGAAAAAGAACGAATTTCGCAATTATGCCGTTAAACACCATCGCATTAATAGTTTGTATGTAGATCGTTATATCAATCGGACATCGTCTAATATTGGTTCGATGGCTATGACACCTTACATCACTGAAGAGCGACAGTTGAATGTGGCACAGATGGATGTGTTTTCCAGATTGATGATGGATAGGATCATCTTTTTAGGGGAGCCTGTGGACGATAGGAATGCTAATGTGATTCAAGCACAATTACTCTTTTTACAGTCGGCAGACCCAAATAGAGACATACAGTTGTATGTTAATTCTCCCGGTGGGGCAGTCTATGCCGGTCTTGGAATTTACGATACCATGCAGTTTATATCGCCGGATGTGGCTACCATCTGTACCGGAGTCGCATTGTCCATGGGTTCAGTATTGCTCTGTGCGGGGGCGAATGGCAAACGTTCCGCATTGCAACACTCCAGAGTGATGATTCATCAGGCTTCTGGCGGCGCACAAGGTACAGCAATGGATATGGACATCAGTATAAAAGAAGTGCTCAAAGTTCAAAATGAACTCTATCATATCATTGCCAAACATAGCGGTCAGCAATATGATAAAATCAATGAAATCGCAGCTCGTGATTACTGGATGACCGCAGCAGAAGCAAAAGAATTCGGGATGATAGACGAAGTATTGGGCTAG
- a CDS encoding NAD(P)H-dependent flavin oxidoreductase, with protein MNWKNEITDILDITYPIIQAPMFGVGTPEMVAAAAKMGGLGSLPLADLAAERCIELSQETRKLTSKAFAVNIFLNDIPPLTEALKKQYDKARLYCEKLASEHGLDVELPAIESFKLTSYKDQVDALISENCEILSFTFGNLDAESIQKFKQNKTLLVGTCTSVREALILEQSGIDVICVQGLEAGGHRGSFDAEHIPRIGGFSLLPQVDHAVKKPIIYAGGIYNGQTLLASNMLGAAGFQVGSLLLCSKESALLDFEKRSLRSAREDQVVLTNSFSGRYARGLSNAFIKALDNSEYVLPYPYQNKLTAELRKQAKKAKNIDFVSVWTGNSLPSFSQASTTEILLDLIAETNSL; from the coding sequence ATGAATTGGAAAAACGAAATTACGGATATACTAGACATTACATATCCTATTATTCAAGCGCCAATGTTTGGTGTAGGAACACCAGAAATGGTAGCCGCTGCCGCAAAAATGGGTGGATTGGGATCATTGCCGCTTGCGGACTTAGCAGCCGAGCGTTGTATCGAACTTAGTCAGGAAACAAGAAAGCTGACCAGTAAAGCTTTTGCGGTTAATATTTTTCTCAATGACATTCCGCCGCTTACTGAAGCCCTCAAAAAGCAATATGATAAAGCACGTTTGTATTGTGAAAAACTCGCTTCAGAACATGGTCTGGATGTCGAACTGCCAGCTATAGAAAGTTTTAAACTAACCAGCTACAAAGATCAGGTCGATGCACTGATCTCGGAAAACTGCGAAATTCTCAGCTTTACATTCGGGAACCTCGACGCCGAAAGTATTCAAAAGTTCAAACAAAATAAGACCCTGCTGGTCGGAACCTGTACCTCAGTTCGAGAAGCCTTAATACTGGAACAATCTGGGATTGATGTGATCTGTGTACAAGGGCTTGAAGCAGGTGGTCATAGGGGAAGCTTTGATGCGGAGCATATCCCAAGAATAGGAGGGTTCTCCTTACTGCCGCAAGTTGATCATGCAGTAAAAAAGCCTATTATTTATGCCGGTGGAATTTATAACGGCCAAACCTTATTGGCCTCTAATATGCTGGGCGCAGCTGGTTTTCAAGTTGGAAGCCTGTTGCTCTGCTCCAAAGAAAGTGCCTTGCTTGATTTTGAGAAAAGGAGTTTGAGGAGTGCCAGGGAAGATCAGGTGGTGCTGACAAACAGCTTTTCTGGACGTTATGCAAGAGGATTATCCAATGCCTTTATTAAAGCATTGGATAATTCTGAATATGTTCTTCCCTATCCGTATCAGAATAAACTCACTGCTGAACTCAGGAAACAAGCTAAAAAAGCAAAGAATATTGATTTCGTAAGTGTGTGGACAGGGAACTCTTTACCCTCTTTTTCTCAGGCCTCCACAACTGAAATCCTATTGGACCTGATCGCAGAAACGAATAGCTTATAA
- a CDS encoding ABC transporter permease — MFRINLKIALRNFWKNKSYTLINILGLSIGMASCILIFIFIRFQLSFDEGFKNEDRIYRVVTDWKYNSFDDYSSGVPIPVTAAARNEISGIEKIGAIAKGGNVIRINDKEGKEVIKSREDLYYAEPEFFEILQIDWLYGKPSEALKEPNTVALSQANALKYFGSIENAIGKSITIGTKTELKVTGVFQDMPQNSSFPLKIVVSYKSFPERNSTCWDCTSSSFSSYVLLKEGLKNSDLRETLAKFNKIHYSDKKIAGNQTNRLQPLKDIHFSELYDNFANSTVSKQQIYGLAIIGLFLICTACINFINLNTAQAVNRSKEVGVRKVMGGKRKQLVVQFLTETFTLVVIALLFACILTELAIPLMENLFRNQITFSLFGHPIIFVFMALLVAFVSILAGFYPALIISGFNPALAIKNKVSLNNNGLSLRKILVVVQFAITVVLIIGTLVIVRQMKYLQQKPLGFTSNAIAMVGMPGDSTSKSRHDLFKDKVLKIPGVQLLSYCKVPPLSQDVSSSDFSFNGLKNNDFEVRLCNADADYFKLFDLKIIAGKIFTKSDTTNGYVVNETFLKKVGITDPQTAIGKMIKVSNASTPIVGVVKDYNDKSLKENISGLAISSDKDQYWQAAIKLDGANMVSVMQQIEALWNETFPQSVYGAGFVDERINSYYESEAIMGILFKVFAAVIIFISFIGLFGLISFVAAQRTKEVAIRKVLGASTFELVKMLNGSFLVMVFLANLVAWPLAYLFVSKWLSTFAYRIELSVWPFVLAMCISMLITLITVSIRSYKAATANTIDALKYE, encoded by the coding sequence ATGTTTAGGATCAATTTAAAAATCGCTTTGCGCAACTTCTGGAAAAACAAGAGTTACACCTTGATCAATATCCTTGGTCTTTCCATTGGAATGGCAAGCTGTATCCTGATTTTTATATTTATCCGTTTCCAACTGAGTTTTGATGAAGGTTTTAAAAATGAGGACCGCATCTATCGTGTGGTGACCGATTGGAAATACAATTCTTTCGACGATTATTCTTCAGGCGTCCCTATCCCTGTTACTGCTGCTGCCAGAAATGAAATTTCGGGGATTGAGAAGATAGGTGCAATTGCGAAAGGAGGAAATGTAATTCGTATTAATGATAAAGAAGGCAAGGAGGTGATTAAAAGCCGCGAAGATCTGTACTATGCGGAGCCAGAGTTTTTTGAAATTCTTCAGATAGATTGGTTGTATGGTAAACCTTCAGAGGCCTTAAAGGAGCCTAATACTGTCGCTCTATCCCAAGCGAACGCTTTAAAATATTTTGGCAGCATTGAAAATGCTATTGGTAAAAGCATCACCATTGGTACTAAAACAGAACTAAAGGTAACAGGTGTATTTCAGGATATGCCCCAAAACAGCAGTTTCCCATTAAAAATAGTGGTCAGCTACAAAAGCTTCCCGGAAAGAAATAGCACTTGCTGGGATTGTACCTCCTCCAGTTTCAGCAGTTATGTATTGCTGAAAGAAGGGCTAAAAAATTCAGACCTAAGGGAGACTTTGGCAAAGTTTAACAAGATACATTACAGCGATAAAAAGATCGCTGGGAATCAGACGAACAGATTGCAACCTTTAAAGGATATTCATTTTTCTGAACTATATGATAATTTCGCCAATTCAACGGTTAGCAAGCAACAGATTTATGGCCTTGCCATCATTGGGCTATTTTTAATCTGCACCGCCTGCATCAATTTTATCAATTTAAATACAGCTCAGGCAGTGAACAGGTCTAAAGAAGTTGGTGTGCGTAAAGTAATGGGCGGCAAACGTAAACAGCTGGTCGTTCAATTCTTAACAGAAACTTTTACTTTAGTAGTGATTGCTTTGTTATTTGCCTGCATACTTACTGAGCTGGCCATTCCTTTAATGGAAAACCTTTTCAGAAATCAAATCACCTTCAGCCTGTTTGGGCATCCGATTATTTTTGTATTCATGGCCTTGCTGGTGGCATTTGTCAGCATTTTAGCTGGTTTTTATCCGGCATTAATTATATCGGGTTTCAATCCTGCCTTAGCCATAAAGAATAAAGTTTCACTCAACAACAACGGCTTAAGCTTACGTAAAATTTTGGTGGTGGTACAGTTTGCCATTACTGTAGTGCTGATTATCGGCACTTTAGTGATTGTTCGTCAAATGAAGTATTTGCAGCAAAAACCATTGGGATTTACCTCAAATGCGATAGCTATGGTGGGCATGCCAGGGGATAGTACCAGTAAAAGCAGACATGATCTGTTCAAAGATAAGGTCCTGAAAATCCCTGGTGTGCAGCTGCTGAGTTATTGCAAGGTACCCCCATTATCTCAGGATGTAAGCTCAAGTGACTTCTCCTTTAATGGTTTAAAAAACAACGACTTCGAAGTTAGATTATGTAATGCGGATGCAGATTATTTTAAGCTGTTCGACTTAAAAATTATTGCCGGCAAGATCTTTACGAAAAGCGATACGACAAATGGTTATGTGGTCAATGAAACTTTTCTTAAAAAAGTAGGCATTACCGACCCTCAAACGGCAATTGGCAAAATGATTAAAGTCTCAAATGCCAGTACTCCAATTGTGGGTGTGGTGAAAGATTATAATGATAAATCATTAAAAGAGAACATTTCCGGTCTTGCTATTTCTTCAGATAAAGACCAATATTGGCAGGCTGCCATCAAGCTGGATGGCGCAAATATGGTTTCTGTGATGCAGCAAATTGAAGCCCTATGGAATGAGACCTTTCCTCAAAGTGTGTATGGTGCTGGCTTTGTGGATGAGCGGATCAACAGTTATTATGAGAGTGAAGCGATCATGGGCATATTATTTAAGGTTTTTGCAGCCGTAATTATCTTTATTTCTTTCATTGGGTTATTCGGTTTGATCTCTTTTGTGGCTGCTCAAAGAACAAAAGAGGTGGCCATTAGAAAAGTATTGGGTGCTTCAACTTTCGAATTGGTTAAGATGCTCAACGGATCATTTTTAGTCATGGTCTTTCTAGCCAACCTTGTGGCCTGGCCATTGGCTTATTTATTTGTTTCCAAATGGCTGTCTACCTTTGCGTATCGGATAGAATTGAGCGTATGGCCTTTTGTGTTGGCGATGTGTATTTCTATGCTCATCACCTTGATCACTGTAAGTATCAGGTCTTATAAAGCTGCAACGGCGAATACCATTGATGCGCTTAAATATGAATAA
- a CDS encoding GNAT family N-acetyltransferase gives MQILALAYEDLHLIAALEPEGWTGVEASYGFYIASSFCFPIKVVIDDKIVGLGATIVHNDVAWLGHVIVHPDQRGKGIGRLVTQSLIDIARQQNCETIYLIATKLGAPVYEKLDFITDTEYLVFKDIIFAEELPVSDHIIPYQQGFKEEIARIDKIATGEERMMHLEGALENGFVYLNHHKIEGFYLPALGDGLIVANHPSAGLELLKLHLRSNEKLNFPKDNLVARDFLYSNGFKEYDVVKHMRLGNSRPFKLENIYNRVSGSIG, from the coding sequence ATGCAAATACTAGCCTTAGCATACGAGGATTTACATTTAATAGCAGCGTTAGAGCCTGAAGGCTGGACGGGTGTGGAAGCGAGTTATGGTTTTTATATAGCTTCTTCCTTTTGTTTTCCAATCAAAGTAGTGATAGATGATAAAATTGTGGGATTAGGTGCCACAATTGTTCACAATGATGTCGCCTGGCTGGGGCATGTGATTGTTCATCCTGACCAGCGAGGTAAGGGAATTGGGAGATTGGTGACACAATCCCTAATTGACATTGCAAGACAGCAAAACTGTGAGACTATTTATTTAATCGCCACTAAACTAGGCGCTCCAGTATATGAAAAGCTGGATTTTATAACGGATACAGAGTACCTGGTTTTTAAAGACATCATCTTTGCTGAAGAACTGCCAGTTTCAGATCATATCATCCCGTACCAACAGGGTTTTAAAGAAGAGATTGCAAGGATTGACAAAATAGCGACAGGAGAGGAGCGTATGATGCATTTGGAAGGCGCTCTTGAAAATGGATTTGTATACCTAAATCATCATAAAATTGAAGGTTTCTATCTGCCTGCCCTGGGTGATGGATTAATTGTTGCAAATCACCCATCTGCCGGCCTTGAACTCTTGAAGCTACATTTAAGGTCAAATGAAAAACTGAATTTCCCTAAAGATAATTTAGTCGCCAGGGATTTTTTGTACAGCAATGGTTTTAAGGAATACGATGTAGTCAAACACATGAGATTAGGCAATAGCCGACCTTTTAAACTAGAAAACATTTACAATAGAGTATCAGGAAGTATCGGCTAA
- a CDS encoding ABC transporter permease has translation MFRINLKIALRNFWKNKSYTMINILGLSIGMASCILIFIFIRFQLSFDEGFKNEDRIYRVVTDWKYNSFDDYSSGVPLPFTSAARNEIAGIEKIGAIAKGGNVVHIKDKQGKEVIKSREDVYYAEPEFFEIFQMNWLYGKPSEALNEPNTVALSKANALKYFGSIENAVGKSITLGTKTVLKVTGVFQDMPQNSSLPLKLVISYKSFSEREGTCWDCINSSYSSYVLLKDGLKAEDLKEPLAKFNKIHYTDQKASGNQANRLQPLREIHFAELYDNFANSTINKHQIYGLAIIGLFLICTACINFINLNTAQAANRSKEVGVRKVMGGKRKQLMVQFLTETFTLVLIALLFACILAELSIPLMQNLFRNQISFSLFGHPVIFVFMALLVLFVSFLAGFYPAMVISGFNPALAIKNKVALNNNGLSMRKILVVLQFAITIILIIGTLVIVRQMDYLKQKPLGFSSSAVAMVGMPGDSTSKSKHNLFKEKILQIPGVQMMSYCQSAPLSQDVNSSSFVFDGQKNHDFEVRVSKADENYFKLFDLKVIAGKVFTKSDTTNGYVVNETFLKKVGMTNPQNAIGKMIKTSNVNIPIVGVVKDFNDKSLKERISGLAISSDKNQYWYAAVKLEGKHMVPAMQQIEALWNENFPRSVYEANFVDERINSYYESEAIMGILFKVFAAVIIFISFIGLFGLISFVAAQRTKEVAIRKVLGASTYELVKMLNGSFLIMVFLANLVAWPLAYLFVSKWLSSFAYRIELSVWPFLLAMCISMLITLITVSIRSYKAATANTIDALKYE, from the coding sequence ATGTTTAGGATCAATTTAAAAATCGCCTTGCGCAACTTCTGGAAAAACAAGAGCTACACCATGATTAATATTCTTGGTCTTTCCATTGGCATGGCAAGCTGTATTCTGATTTTTATATTTATCCGTTTCCAGTTGAGTTTTGATGAAGGTTTTAAAAATGAAGACCGCATTTACCGCGTGGTGACCGATTGGAAATACAATTCTTTCGATGATTATTCTTCAGGAGTCCCCCTCCCTTTTACCTCGGCGGCGAGAAATGAAATTGCGGGTATAGAGAAAATCGGGGCCATAGCCAAAGGAGGAAATGTAGTTCACATTAAAGATAAACAAGGTAAGGAGGTGATTAAAAGCCGGGAAGATGTTTACTACGCGGAACCTGAGTTCTTTGAGATATTTCAGATGAATTGGTTATATGGTAAACCATCTGAAGCGCTAAATGAGCCAAATACAGTGGCCTTATCCAAGGCGAACGCTTTAAAATATTTTGGCAGCATTGAAAATGCGGTTGGCAAAAGCATCACCCTTGGTACTAAAACAGTGTTAAAGGTAACGGGAGTGTTTCAGGATATGCCTCAAAATAGCAGTTTACCTTTAAAATTAGTCATTAGCTACAAAAGTTTTTCGGAAAGAGAGGGTACCTGCTGGGATTGTATCAATTCAAGTTACAGCAGTTATGTATTGCTTAAAGATGGTTTAAAAGCGGAAGACCTGAAAGAGCCACTGGCAAAATTTAACAAAATACACTATACAGATCAAAAAGCTTCTGGAAATCAGGCCAACAGACTGCAGCCGCTAAGAGAGATTCATTTTGCGGAACTTTATGATAATTTCGCCAATTCAACGATTAATAAACACCAGATTTATGGGCTCGCCATCATTGGTCTATTTTTAATCTGCACTGCCTGCATCAACTTTATCAATTTAAATACTGCCCAGGCAGCGAACAGGTCTAAAGAGGTAGGCGTTCGTAAAGTAATGGGCGGTAAGCGCAAACAGCTGATGGTGCAATTCTTAACGGAGACTTTTACTTTAGTGCTCATCGCCTTACTATTTGCCTGTATCCTTGCAGAACTCTCCATTCCTTTAATGCAGAATCTTTTCAGAAACCAAATCTCATTCAGCCTTTTTGGTCATCCTGTTATTTTTGTATTTATGGCTCTGCTCGTGTTATTTGTCAGCTTTTTAGCTGGTTTTTATCCGGCGATGGTGATCTCTGGTTTCAATCCAGCACTGGCTATAAAAAATAAGGTCGCATTGAATAACAATGGCTTGAGCATGCGTAAAATACTGGTAGTTTTACAGTTTGCAATTACCATCATCCTAATTATCGGCACTTTAGTGATTGTTCGTCAGATGGATTATTTGAAACAAAAACCATTGGGATTCAGCTCCAGTGCTGTGGCCATGGTTGGCATGCCGGGCGACAGTACCAGTAAAAGCAAACACAATCTATTCAAAGAGAAGATCCTGCAAATACCAGGGGTTCAGATGATGAGCTATTGTCAGTCGGCGCCACTGTCTCAGGATGTAAATTCAAGTAGTTTTGTTTTTGATGGTCAGAAAAACCATGATTTCGAAGTCAGGGTTTCTAAAGCGGATGAAAACTACTTTAAACTATTTGACCTGAAAGTTATTGCCGGCAAAGTCTTTACGAAAAGTGATACAACGAATGGTTATGTGGTCAATGAAACTTTTCTTAAAAAGGTAGGGATGACCAATCCTCAAAATGCAATTGGTAAAATGATTAAAACCTCAAACGTCAATATTCCTATTGTTGGTGTGGTCAAAGATTTCAATGATAAGTCTTTAAAAGAGCGTATTTCTGGCCTGGCCATTTCTTCTGATAAAAATCAATACTGGTACGCTGCGGTGAAACTAGAGGGCAAACACATGGTTCCTGCGATGCAGCAAATCGAAGCTTTATGGAACGAGAACTTCCCCAGAAGTGTTTACGAAGCCAATTTTGTGGATGAGCGGATCAACAGTTATTATGAGAGTGAAGCGATCATGGGCATATTATTCAAGGTTTTTGCAGCGGTCATCATCTTTATTTCTTTCATTGGTTTATTTGGATTGATCTCTTTTGTGGCTGCACAAAGAACGAAAGAAGTAGCCATTAGAAAAGTATTGGGTGCTTCCACTTACGAACTGGTGAAGATGCTCAATGGCTCATTTTTAATCATGGTTTTTCTGGCCAATCTTGTAGCCTGGCCACTGGCTTACCTTTTTGTTTCCAAATGGCTGTCTAGCTTTGCTTATCGGATAGAATTGAGCGTATGGCCTTTTTTGTTGGCCATGTGTATTTCTATGCTCATTACTTTGATCACTGTAAGCATCAGATCTTATAAGGCGGCAACTGCCAATACCATTGATGCGCTTAAATATGAGTAA
- a CDS encoding helix-turn-helix domain-containing protein produces the protein MPYYWNISEIAYRVGYQHSNHFSAAFKKKFGVSPGTLLKKQK, from the coding sequence ATGCCTTATTATTGGAACATTTCAGAAATAGCCTATCGGGTTGGCTACCAGCACAGCAATCATTTTTCTGCTGCTTTCAAAAAGAAATTCGGAGTTTCCCCAGGAACACTTTTAAAAAAGCAGAAATAG
- a CDS encoding cupin domain-containing protein — MIKSIQNSEHYKWGNNCDGWHLLKTDSLSVIQEKMPVGTAEQQHFHTHCQQLFYILSGTAVFEIEGDILTVQAGESLHVEKGRKHLIKNQSEEVLEFLVISEPKSHGDKTVL, encoded by the coding sequence ATGATAAAATCGATTCAAAATTCCGAACATTACAAATGGGGTAATAATTGCGACGGCTGGCATTTATTGAAAACAGATAGTTTAAGTGTGATCCAGGAGAAAATGCCTGTCGGAACCGCGGAGCAGCAACATTTTCATACCCATTGTCAGCAATTGTTTTATATTTTATCAGGTACTGCGGTTTTTGAAATTGAAGGGGATATTTTAACTGTTCAAGCTGGGGAGTCTCTTCATGTAGAAAAAGGTAGAAAACATCTTATAAAAAACCAATCAGAAGAAGTATTGGAATTTCTGGTGATTTCCGAACCAAAATCACACGGCGACAAAACGGTTCTATAA
- a CDS encoding CPBP family intramembrane glutamic endopeptidase: MIAIIIELLLSWLLLKYTIGKNLNVLNWYPNPKRLCLIGFGFALALFYLPLLYLSISLLVENPYQFNPDYTAVDFFKSSFFVLKGVIFEELLFRGALFYLLIRKLGIHKAMAISAIAFGVFHWFCYDILGQPLQMLSVFISTGIMGYLLALAFVKSSSILLPFALHLGYNFSSMILFSREKSIGLQLLVKTYDTDPVKPEGILPLMIVMVYYIGFPVLCFIYLRFIKPSSNDPKLGI; this comes from the coding sequence ATGATCGCTATTATTATTGAATTGCTACTTTCCTGGTTACTATTGAAATATACGATAGGTAAAAACTTAAATGTACTCAATTGGTATCCGAATCCCAAAAGGCTGTGCTTAATTGGATTCGGATTTGCCTTGGCTCTTTTCTATCTTCCTCTCCTTTACCTCAGCATCTCTTTATTGGTAGAAAACCCTTACCAATTCAATCCGGATTATACCGCTGTTGATTTTTTCAAAAGTTCTTTTTTTGTCCTTAAAGGTGTCATCTTTGAAGAACTCCTATTTCGCGGCGCATTATTTTACCTGCTGATCAGGAAACTCGGCATCCATAAAGCCATGGCTATATCGGCAATAGCTTTCGGCGTCTTTCATTGGTTCTGTTATGACATTCTTGGCCAGCCGCTTCAAATGCTATCGGTATTCATTTCTACCGGTATCATGGGGTATTTGCTAGCATTGGCTTTTGTAAAATCCAGTTCTATACTACTCCCATTTGCACTCCATCTGGGCTATAACTTCAGTTCGATGATTCTCTTCTCTAGGGAAAAGAGTATTGGTTTACAGTTGCTGGTAAAAACATACGATACAGATCCTGTTAAACCGGAAGGTATATTGCCATTGATGATCGTTATGGTTTATTATATTGGATTTCCGGTGCTATGTTTTATCTATCTCAGGTTCATCAAACCGAGTTCTAATGATCCTAAGCTAGGAATTTAA
- a CDS encoding helix-turn-helix domain-containing protein, which yields MDPTGKEKIAKLIKEARLRKGYSQQQLADLAQLNLRSVQRMEKAEVLPRAYSLNLLATHLDLDIEVFEEIKSNIAAVPGASPTGNNQLDKKSTKIILSTTLVLLTVLLTAAFLSQSSGFPETSFELFLFLALIVAMNGFLFWRIWKDN from the coding sequence ATGGATCCTACCGGAAAAGAAAAAATTGCTAAACTGATCAAAGAGGCAAGACTAAGGAAAGGCTATTCGCAGCAGCAGCTTGCCGATCTTGCACAGCTTAATCTGCGTTCAGTACAGCGTATGGAGAAGGCCGAAGTATTGCCCCGAGCCTATAGCCTCAATTTACTGGCCACACACCTTGACCTGGATATTGAAGTTTTTGAAGAGATTAAAAGTAATATTGCGGCAGTACCTGGTGCAAGTCCAACAGGAAATAACCAGCTCGATAAGAAAAGCACAAAGATTATTCTGAGCACTACGCTGGTTTTACTTACCGTATTACTGACCGCGGCTTTTCTTTCTCAATCCAGCGGCTTTCCTGAAACAAGTTTTGAGCTGTTTTTATTTCTGGCCCTAATTGTGGCGATGAATGGATTTTTATTTTGGCGGATATGGAAGGATAATTAA
- a CDS encoding putative quinol monooxygenase — protein MFNTTPGNAQEPAFNKTVKDSDMLVRISEIEIIPDYLEAYNAILKEEASASVKIESGVIAIFPMSIKEQPNQIRIVEIYANKQAYLAHLETPHFKHYKTATLKMVKSLKLMDMDALDHKTMRSIFSKMK, from the coding sequence ATGTTCAATACAACTCCTGGCAATGCACAAGAGCCAGCCTTTAATAAAACTGTTAAAGATTCAGATATGCTGGTGCGTATTTCAGAGATCGAAATCATTCCTGACTATTTGGAAGCCTACAATGCCATATTGAAGGAGGAAGCCTCGGCTTCTGTCAAAATTGAATCAGGTGTGATCGCTATCTTTCCAATGTCTATTAAAGAACAGCCGAACCAGATCCGGATTGTTGAAATCTATGCCAATAAGCAAGCCTATCTGGCACATCTGGAAACACCGCATTTTAAGCATTACAAAACAGCAACATTAAAAATGGTGAAATCGCTGAAGCTAATGGATATGGATGCCCTGGATCACAAAACTATGAGATCGATATTCAGTAAAATGAAGTAG